A region from the Rufibacter sp. DG15C genome encodes:
- the hemW gene encoding radical SAM family heme chaperone HemW codes for MAGIYLHIPFCKQACHYCDFHFSTSLGLKEAVLQAMHQELLLQKDYLRGETIQTIYFGGGTPSILSVPEIQGLLDAIYQLHTVTPDAEITLEANPDDLTPEKLLALRQTPINRLSIGVQSFHDPHLQLMNRPHSAQEAVECITLAKSLGFDNISLDLIYGIPAEDEALWEQDLAKAFALNVQHLSCYALTIEPNTVLGHRLKKGKFTPAEEERVAQQFELLMTEAKDHGFLHYEISNFCQPGFESKHNSSYWRQVPYLGIGPSAHSFNGVSRQFNKAHNPQYVEALKLGQLPCTVEELSIEDRVNEYVMTTLRTSWGCDTAYVQQKWGMDLLTLHAAYLAKIQSQGLLRIESQTLLLTEAGKLLADEIALDLFLLPEETE; via the coding sequence TTGGCCGGAATTTATCTTCACATCCCTTTTTGTAAACAAGCCTGCCATTACTGCGACTTCCATTTTAGCACCTCGCTGGGCTTGAAAGAAGCGGTCTTGCAGGCCATGCATCAGGAACTGCTTCTGCAGAAAGACTACCTGCGCGGCGAAACTATCCAGACCATCTACTTCGGAGGCGGTACGCCGTCCATCTTGTCGGTGCCCGAGATTCAGGGACTGCTGGACGCCATTTACCAGTTGCACACCGTCACGCCAGACGCCGAGATTACCCTAGAGGCCAACCCAGACGACCTGACACCCGAGAAACTACTGGCCTTACGGCAAACGCCCATCAACCGGCTGAGCATTGGGGTGCAGTCGTTCCATGACCCGCACCTGCAGCTCATGAACCGACCGCACTCTGCGCAAGAAGCCGTGGAATGCATCACGCTGGCGAAGAGCCTCGGCTTTGACAACATATCCCTAGATTTAATCTACGGCATCCCCGCCGAGGACGAAGCGCTGTGGGAACAGGACCTGGCCAAAGCTTTCGCCTTGAACGTGCAACATTTATCTTGTTACGCCTTGACCATTGAACCGAACACCGTGCTAGGCCACCGGCTGAAGAAAGGAAAATTCACGCCCGCCGAGGAAGAACGCGTGGCCCAGCAGTTTGAGCTGCTCATGACCGAGGCCAAAGACCACGGTTTCCTGCACTATGAAATCTCTAACTTCTGCCAGCCCGGCTTTGAGAGCAAACACAACAGCAGTTACTGGCGGCAGGTCCCGTATTTGGGCATAGGCCCTAGCGCGCACTCCTTCAACGGCGTGAGCCGGCAGTTCAACAAAGCGCACAACCCGCAGTATGTAGAAGCCTTGAAACTAGGTCAACTGCCTTGCACCGTTGAGGAGCTGTCTATAGAGGACCGCGTGAACGAGTATGTCATGACCACCCTGCGCACCAGTTGGGGCTGTGACACCGCTTACGTGCAACAGAAATGGGGCATGGACTTGCTAACCTTACACGCAGCCTACTTAGCTAAAATTCAATCCCAGGGCCTGTTACGCATAGAAAGCCAAACCCTCCTTCTCACCGAGGCCGGCAAACTCCTGGCTGATGAAATTGCACTGGACTTGTTCCTGCTACCGGAAGAGACTGAATAA
- a CDS encoding LytTR family DNA-binding domain-containing protein: MLSFFKQPFPVSELNLSKTLGLSLLFGAMIAFCLVVFQPFGSYNWHSPTKNLVLSGYGLVAAFSVFLNFYGFRRMAPGFFHESRWNVGKEILWNLVHFVTGGFLSTVYGAAMGIMPFSIAQISYMILVAFMMGLVPAILIVLIMYVYLLQKYRPIELVRKEEPVAAPLVLDSPDPSSPTLIEPEPANTHITFVAENEKDTLTLEATNLLYIEASDNYCTVFYHQNNILQKHLLRSSLSRLENQITHPEVVRCHRSYLVNLDRVQNVSGNAQGYKLHFTQTEQTVPVARASSSVVKLFFVAS, translated from the coding sequence ATGCTTTCGTTTTTCAAACAGCCTTTTCCGGTAAGTGAACTGAACCTGTCCAAGACGCTGGGGCTTTCCCTGCTGTTTGGGGCCATGATTGCGTTCTGCCTGGTGGTGTTTCAGCCGTTCGGGTCCTATAACTGGCACTCGCCTACCAAGAATCTGGTCTTGTCGGGGTACGGGCTGGTGGCGGCTTTCTCGGTGTTTCTCAACTTCTATGGCTTCAGAAGAATGGCTCCCGGTTTCTTTCATGAGAGCCGTTGGAACGTGGGCAAGGAGATTCTCTGGAACCTGGTGCATTTTGTGACAGGCGGTTTCCTGAGCACGGTGTATGGCGCAGCCATGGGCATTATGCCGTTCTCTATAGCGCAAATCAGCTACATGATTCTGGTGGCCTTCATGATGGGTTTGGTGCCGGCCATCCTCATTGTGCTCATCATGTATGTGTACCTCCTGCAGAAATACCGTCCCATTGAGCTGGTGAGAAAAGAAGAGCCGGTTGCCGCGCCGTTGGTGTTGGACAGCCCTGATCCCTCTAGCCCAACACTTATAGAACCTGAACCAGCCAATACGCATATCACGTTCGTTGCGGAGAACGAAAAAGACACGCTCACCTTAGAAGCCACCAACCTTCTGTACATTGAAGCGAGTGACAATTATTGCACGGTCTTTTACCACCAGAACAACATCCTGCAAAAACACTTGTTGCGCAGTAGCCTCAGCCGGCTAGAGAACCAAATCACCCACCCCGAAGTGGTGCGCTGTCATAGGTCCTATCTGGTGAATCTGGACCGGGTGCAGAACGTATCGGGGAACGCGCAGGGGTATAAGCTGCACTTTACGCAGACCGAGCAGACGGTGCCGGTGGCCAGGGCGTCTAGTAGTGTAGTGAAATTGTTCTTCGTGGCCAGCTAA
- a CDS encoding MBL fold metallo-hydrolase, whose translation MKKFMLILLSIIGAIALGGGLFVSFAPTFGATAQGQSLDRIQKSPNFKNGKFQNASHTPMMDESPLLDKVKIFYKFFTGVDGSSPEGPLPMVNLKPGDFQATPSQTPVITWFGHSAVMIEIGGKRIFADPMLGQRASPVSFIGSKRFNKDLPIKIEDLPALDIVLLSHDHYDHLDHGTIEKLKGKAKHFFVPLGVAAHLVKWGVAPEKITELDWWETATYEGLTLAATPARHFSGRGLNDRDKTLWCSWVLKSASNSVYFGGDSGYDKHFKEIGEKYGPFDVTMLECGQYNKAWKYIHMMPEETAQAHVDLKGKVLMPTHWGAFSLALHTWQEPIKRLSKAARQLNIQMATPIIGQRWEPTGTLPQEQWWKGVK comes from the coding sequence ATGAAGAAATTTATGCTCATTTTGCTTTCCATTATTGGGGCCATTGCCTTGGGCGGCGGCCTGTTCGTGTCGTTTGCGCCTACGTTTGGGGCCACGGCCCAGGGCCAGAGCCTGGACAGAATCCAGAAGTCCCCCAACTTTAAAAACGGCAAGTTTCAGAACGCATCGCACACGCCCATGATGGACGAGTCGCCGTTACTGGACAAGGTCAAAATCTTCTATAAGTTCTTTACCGGCGTAGACGGTTCCTCGCCCGAAGGCCCTTTGCCCATGGTCAACTTGAAGCCAGGTGACTTTCAGGCAACGCCCAGCCAGACGCCCGTGATTACGTGGTTCGGACATTCGGCGGTGATGATAGAAATTGGGGGCAAGCGCATCTTCGCGGACCCTATGCTGGGACAGCGCGCCTCGCCGGTCTCGTTCATCGGTTCTAAGCGGTTTAATAAAGACTTACCCATCAAGATTGAAGACCTGCCGGCCTTAGACATCGTGTTGCTGTCGCATGACCATTATGACCACTTGGACCACGGCACCATTGAGAAACTGAAGGGGAAAGCCAAACACTTCTTCGTGCCGCTGGGCGTGGCCGCGCACCTGGTAAAATGGGGCGTAGCGCCGGAGAAAATCACGGAACTGGACTGGTGGGAAACCGCCACCTATGAGGGCCTCACCTTGGCCGCCACCCCAGCCCGCCATTTCTCTGGCCGAGGCTTAAATGACCGCGACAAAACGCTCTGGTGCTCCTGGGTGTTGAAGTCGGCCAGCAACTCAGTGTACTTTGGGGGAGACTCTGGCTATGACAAGCACTTTAAAGAGATTGGCGAGAAGTACGGCCCGTTTGATGTGACCATGCTGGAGTGCGGCCAGTACAACAAGGCCTGGAAATACATTCACATGATGCCCGAAGAAACCGCCCAAGCCCACGTAGACTTGAAAGGCAAAGTCTTGATGCCTACGCATTGGGGTGCTTTCTCCCTGGCCCTGCACACCTGGCAAGAGCCTATTAAGCGCCTGAGCAAAGCCGCCAGACAACTCAACATCCAGATGGCTACGCCTATTATTGGCCAACGCTGGGAACCTACGGGTACCTTGCCGCAGGAGCAATGGTGGAAGGGTGTTAAGTAA
- a CDS encoding metalloregulator ArsR/SmtB family transcription factor, which translates to MENIICIRQATDVPQIERCKDRVGALSDSFAHVANGLEMAGNPVRLKILFLLSVEEGLCVCDLSDILGITVSAVSQHLRKMKDRSLVKATKEGQTIYYSLSPEYGEVLRPFLQIVTECEVLEAV; encoded by the coding sequence ATGGAAAACATCATATGCATCCGTCAAGCGACAGATGTACCTCAGATAGAACGCTGCAAAGACAGGGTTGGAGCCTTAAGTGATTCTTTTGCCCATGTAGCCAATGGCCTGGAGATGGCAGGGAATCCTGTAAGACTAAAGATCCTGTTCCTTCTTTCAGTTGAAGAAGGGCTTTGTGTATGTGATTTGAGCGACATTCTGGGCATCACGGTTTCGGCTGTGTCACAGCATTTGCGTAAGATGAAAGACCGGAGCCTTGTCAAGGCTACCAAAGAAGGGCAAACCATCTACTATTCCCTATCTCCCGAGTATGGGGAAGTGCTGAGGCCATTCTTACAGATAGTTACTGAATGTGAAGTATTGGAAGCTGTATGA
- a CDS encoding outer membrane protein assembly factor, with amino-acid sequence MASSHRVSNLRRQSYRIIAVLALCWGFSGTLLAQNRLKLKVVAPSPEAANVWERRQPKLQEQDSLALRQELKAWLTQVQEEGYLTASIDSFHLKKDSLTVHVFTGGQYQWASLKNGNVGEGLLEKVGFREKLYRGTPLRPEEFARLQNALIREAENIGHPFAQVRLDSLEVEDDKIQATLRVVRGPLMLIDSVQIVGNARIQQNALYRFTQLAPGQPFSQQRIDEALRALRQLPFVRVVGPPQVLFAKNQARVYFFLEEKKANQFDGIIGFLPDPNAQSAKLLITGEVNLQVRNLRGSGKQIGLHWRKVDRNSQLLDAEYRHPNLFNSPLEVAAQFHLYKQDTSFLNLRPRVEVTYPLSVTNRVTFFTEILSTQMLSAEVIKRQRNDSSAIDANFTSYGLSYSWNSLDDLFFPRRGMQAFLQGAVGTKRIQRNARVEASYYDTLQLRTSQFSVATRLERYWPVSKNAVLLTRLKGEALLNERLYLNELYRLGGLSSLRGFDDYAFYASSYAISTLEYRLYTGLDSYMFLLYDQGYLRRDLPQDTLAQWASGVGGGISFSTGAGIFQLVYSVGRTASEPFTLQRSKIHFGITGRF; translated from the coding sequence ATGGCAAGTTCCCACAGGGTAAGCAACCTACGCAGGCAAAGTTATAGAATTATAGCGGTGCTGGCTCTGTGTTGGGGATTCTCTGGTACTTTGCTGGCCCAAAACCGCCTGAAACTAAAGGTGGTGGCCCCTTCGCCCGAAGCCGCCAACGTCTGGGAACGCCGACAGCCCAAACTGCAGGAACAGGATTCCCTGGCCCTCAGGCAGGAACTCAAGGCATGGCTCACCCAAGTGCAGGAAGAAGGCTACCTTACCGCCTCCATAGATTCTTTCCACCTGAAGAAAGACTCTTTAACGGTGCACGTTTTTACGGGCGGGCAATACCAATGGGCGTCCTTGAAGAATGGCAACGTGGGCGAAGGCCTGCTGGAGAAAGTGGGCTTTAGAGAAAAGCTCTACCGCGGCACGCCCTTACGGCCCGAGGAATTCGCCCGTCTTCAGAACGCGCTTATCCGTGAAGCGGAGAACATTGGGCATCCGTTTGCGCAGGTCAGGTTGGATTCTTTGGAGGTGGAGGATGATAAGATTCAGGCTACGTTGCGCGTGGTGCGAGGACCTTTGATGCTCATAGACTCGGTGCAGATTGTGGGCAATGCCAGAATTCAGCAGAACGCCTTGTATAGATTCACCCAGCTGGCTCCCGGCCAGCCGTTTTCGCAACAACGCATAGATGAGGCGCTGCGGGCCTTGCGGCAATTGCCCTTTGTGCGGGTGGTGGGTCCGCCGCAGGTATTGTTTGCCAAGAACCAGGCGCGCGTGTATTTCTTTCTGGAAGAGAAAAAGGCCAACCAGTTTGACGGTATCATCGGCTTCCTGCCCGACCCCAACGCCCAAAGCGCCAAACTCCTCATTACTGGTGAAGTGAACCTACAGGTGCGCAACCTACGCGGCAGCGGTAAGCAGATTGGCCTCCACTGGCGCAAAGTAGACCGGAACTCCCAACTGCTGGACGCCGAATATCGACATCCCAATCTCTTTAACTCACCGTTGGAGGTGGCCGCGCAGTTTCACTTATACAAACAGGATACTTCTTTTCTAAACCTTCGGCCGCGGGTAGAGGTGACCTATCCTTTGTCCGTCACCAACCGGGTGACGTTCTTCACCGAGATTCTGAGCACCCAGATGCTGTCCGCTGAGGTCATCAAGCGCCAGCGCAACGACTCTTCAGCGATTGACGCCAACTTCACCTCCTATGGCCTTTCTTATAGCTGGAACAGCCTGGATGATTTATTCTTTCCGCGTCGGGGCATGCAAGCCTTTTTGCAGGGCGCGGTGGGCACCAAGCGCATCCAGCGCAACGCGCGCGTAGAAGCCAGTTACTATGACACCCTGCAGTTGCGCACCTCGCAGTTCAGCGTGGCTACTAGGTTGGAGCGCTACTGGCCCGTCTCTAAAAACGCGGTCCTACTCACGCGCCTAAAAGGCGAAGCGCTCTTGAATGAACGGCTATATTTGAATGAGCTTTACAGGTTGGGCGGCCTTTCCTCGCTGCGCGGGTTTGATGATTATGCCTTCTATGCTTCTTCCTACGCCATTAGTACTTTAGAGTATAGGCTCTACACCGGGCTGGATTCTTACATGTTCCTGCTCTATGACCAAGGCTACCTGCGGCGGGATTTGCCCCAAGACACCCTGGCACAATGGGCGAGCGGCGTAGGCGGCGGAATTAGTTTCTCTACTGGCGCCGGAATTTTTCAGCTGGTATATTCGGTGGGACGCACTGCCAGTGAGCCATTTACACTGCAGCGCTCTAAAATTCACTTCGGGATTACGGGCCGTTTTTAG
- a CDS encoding pentapeptide repeat-containing protein, producing the protein MKDILHQNKTFEGIDYTNQAISGREFDGCTFKNCDFSNTDLSNNSFLECQFEHCNLSNIKLNSAKLQDVAFTHCKIMGVDFSGCHDFLLSVEFTNCSLDYAFFGRKNFKKTKFTGCSIKEANFTDTDLTEAKFADCDLLRTVFQNTNLEKADFYTAYNYTLDPEVNRIKKAKFSTQGALGLLAKYNISIKQ; encoded by the coding sequence ATGAAAGACATTCTGCACCAGAACAAGACGTTTGAAGGCATTGACTATACCAACCAGGCCATTTCGGGCAGGGAGTTTGACGGGTGCACCTTCAAGAACTGCGATTTCTCCAACACAGACCTTTCTAACAACAGCTTCTTGGAGTGCCAGTTTGAGCACTGCAACCTGAGCAACATCAAACTGAACAGCGCCAAACTACAGGACGTCGCATTCACGCACTGCAAAATCATGGGCGTGGACTTTAGCGGGTGCCATGACTTTCTGCTGAGTGTGGAATTCACCAATTGCTCCCTGGACTACGCGTTCTTTGGCCGGAAGAATTTCAAGAAGACCAAGTTCACCGGCTGCAGCATCAAAGAAGCCAACTTCACGGACACGGACCTCACCGAAGCCAAGTTTGCTGACTGCGACCTGCTCAGAACGGTTTTCCAGAACACCAATCTGGAGAAGGCAGACTTCTACACAGCTTACAATTATACCTTAGACCCCGAAGTGAACCGCATCAAGAAAGCCAAATTCTCTACGCAGGGCGCCTTGGGCCTACTGGCCAAATACAACATCAGCATTAAGCAGTAG
- a CDS encoding exonuclease domain-containing protein has protein sequence MDFIALDFETATADRDSPCEIGLTYVKEGQVVDTESWLIKPRSFPYFAPFNVSIHGITPQDVADEPEFHDLWEVLRPRLENNLIVAHNAGFDLNVLRGTLASYSIPFPSLDYACSYILSRKAWPGLASYNLKSLCSQHSIRPGHHRAAADSRACAELTLKILGQTQTSCVRECSSKLRTSIGRLFDGGYTPSETKRDYSGRGFNPIIGDASKHNPESIFFGRSVVFTGALSSMKRAAAQQVIADIGGANHSGVRKDTDYLVVGQQDFRVVGEDGMSGKQEKAVSLIARGAPLEILSERDFLCNI, from the coding sequence ATGGATTTCATCGCCTTAGACTTTGAGACGGCCACCGCTGACAGGGACAGCCCTTGTGAGATTGGCCTCACTTATGTGAAGGAGGGGCAGGTTGTGGACACGGAGTCGTGGCTTATCAAGCCAAGGTCCTTTCCGTACTTTGCGCCTTTCAACGTATCCATCCATGGGATAACCCCTCAGGATGTAGCGGATGAGCCCGAATTTCACGATCTTTGGGAGGTGCTCCGCCCGAGGCTGGAGAACAACCTCATTGTCGCACACAACGCTGGCTTCGACCTCAACGTCCTCAGAGGGACCCTTGCCTCATACAGTATTCCCTTCCCCAGCCTCGACTATGCCTGTAGCTATATCCTGTCCAGGAAGGCCTGGCCCGGGCTCGCTTCATACAACCTCAAGTCGCTCTGCAGCCAGCACAGCATAAGGCCGGGCCACCATCGGGCGGCGGCCGACTCCAGAGCCTGCGCTGAGCTGACGCTGAAGATCCTCGGGCAGACACAGACTTCCTGCGTCAGGGAGTGCTCCTCAAAGCTTAGAACCTCTATCGGGAGACTGTTCGATGGAGGTTACACGCCGTCAGAAACCAAGAGGGACTACAGCGGCAGAGGGTTCAACCCCATCATAGGGGATGCCTCAAAGCACAACCCGGAAAGCATTTTCTTCGGGCGCTCCGTTGTGTTCACCGGCGCCCTTTCCTCCATGAAGAGAGCCGCCGCTCAGCAGGTCATTGCAGACATTGGTGGCGCGAACCATTCCGGGGTGAGGAAGGACACAGACTACCTGGTGGTGGGGCAGCAGGACTTCAGGGTCGTGGGCGAGGACGGGATGAGCGGCAAGCAGGAGAAAGCGGTTTCCCTTATCGCTAGGGGTGCCCCTTTGGAGATCCTATCCGAGAGAGACTTCCTCTGCAATATCTAA
- a CDS encoding helix-turn-helix transcriptional regulator has protein sequence MSNIHHKIRSVRKARGMTQEAVAEALGMTKGNLSRMEKGDVTISQERIDTLAKFFGMSAEELATYETLEEKVTKEDRNSVFSEQLRQREAQILRMQRETELFLLELLSQMVREDEAQGHPQPGHRLFELPGIGRLLNGENTTAGFALLEPYREHELFKAQAILGRLHPSTKKK, from the coding sequence ATGTCTAACATACACCACAAGATCAGATCCGTGCGCAAGGCGCGCGGCATGACCCAGGAGGCGGTGGCTGAGGCACTTGGTATGACCAAGGGCAACCTGAGCCGCATGGAGAAGGGAGACGTGACCATCTCCCAGGAAAGAATCGATACCCTGGCAAAGTTCTTCGGTATGAGCGCAGAGGAGCTGGCCACCTACGAGACGCTGGAGGAGAAGGTGACCAAAGAAGACCGCAATTCAGTTTTCTCAGAACAACTCCGGCAGCGCGAGGCGCAAATCCTGAGGATGCAACGAGAAACGGAGCTCTTCCTGCTCGAGCTCCTCTCCCAGATGGTGCGTGAGGACGAGGCGCAGGGCCACCCGCAGCCGGGCCACCGGCTCTTCGAGCTGCCGGGCATCGGGCGCCTGCTCAACGGTGAGAACACCACGGCGGGCTTCGCCCTGCTGGAACCCTACCGCGAACACGAGCTCTTCAAGGCGCAGGCCATCTTAGGCAGGCTCCACCCATCTACAAAGAAGAAATAA
- a CDS encoding recombinase family protein produces MANLDSFKAFAKAGKSQSRRHSNKVVVYTRVSTKEQADNNQSLATQRKYCDAFALKNGLEVVEYFGGTYESAKTDERKEFNRMLAFVKKSKEQIASIIIYSPDRFSRSGANAIHIAKELQQNNISIRSVMQETNTATASGKFQQNIQFLFSEFDNTQRREKCMAGMLEKLKRGEWPTRVPIGYDQLTNKGQQQIVVNEKGKLLRKAFQWKAEQRLSNVEIIEKLESMGFTLSKQRLTEIFRNPFYCGILSHNLLEGEVVEGKHEKLISQKVFFQINQIQAENNSGYTTKKYDNRLPLRNFIRCASCGTHMTGYEVKKKGIFYYKCNKIGCKVNRGARQMHARYEEVLNGFQLESDLHEPMTQRILDVFQEMNQQKEDELKHTKAHLKTIDQQLEKLEERFVLLEEITKDQYEKFTQKLRLEKKQLEGRLPAEQIKLSNLQKYLRFAVKMCSEIGSMWVSGSYHQRQKLQKLVFPEGVLYDKKMDGYRTYRVNAIFFLIASLSAKMGIKEKGQTSNKTDLSYWVAGTGLEPVTFGL; encoded by the coding sequence ATGGCTAATCTAGATTCATTTAAGGCCTTTGCCAAAGCTGGGAAGAGCCAGAGCCGCAGGCACAGCAACAAGGTGGTGGTCTACACCCGCGTATCCACCAAGGAGCAGGCCGACAACAACCAGAGCCTTGCCACCCAGCGGAAGTACTGCGACGCCTTCGCCCTCAAGAACGGGCTGGAGGTGGTAGAGTACTTCGGGGGCACCTACGAGAGCGCCAAGACCGACGAGCGGAAGGAGTTTAACCGCATGCTTGCCTTTGTGAAAAAATCCAAGGAGCAGATCGCGAGTATCATCATCTACAGCCCTGACCGCTTCTCTAGGTCTGGCGCCAACGCCATCCACATCGCCAAGGAGCTCCAGCAGAACAACATCTCCATCCGCTCGGTGATGCAGGAGACCAACACGGCCACCGCCTCTGGCAAGTTCCAGCAGAACATCCAGTTCCTCTTCAGCGAGTTCGATAACACCCAGCGCCGTGAGAAGTGCATGGCCGGCATGCTGGAGAAGCTGAAACGAGGAGAATGGCCCACTAGAGTTCCTATTGGATACGATCAGTTAACCAATAAAGGCCAGCAGCAAATTGTAGTGAATGAGAAAGGCAAGCTACTTCGCAAAGCATTCCAATGGAAGGCGGAGCAGCGTCTTTCTAATGTAGAAATCATTGAGAAGCTGGAGTCCATGGGGTTCACCCTCTCAAAGCAACGGCTAACAGAGATCTTCCGGAACCCCTTCTACTGCGGCATCCTCTCTCATAATCTATTGGAAGGCGAAGTGGTGGAGGGAAAGCATGAGAAGCTGATCAGCCAGAAAGTCTTTTTTCAGATCAATCAGATCCAAGCAGAGAACAACAGCGGCTATACCACTAAGAAATATGACAACCGCCTGCCGTTGAGAAACTTTATCCGTTGCGCGTCCTGCGGCACCCACATGACCGGCTATGAGGTAAAGAAAAAAGGCATCTTCTACTACAAGTGCAACAAGATCGGGTGTAAGGTAAACAGAGGTGCCCGGCAGATGCACGCCAGATACGAAGAAGTGCTTAACGGCTTCCAGCTGGAAAGCGACCTGCATGAGCCCATGACCCAGCGGATACTGGACGTCTTCCAAGAGATGAACCAGCAAAAGGAGGACGAGCTGAAGCACACCAAAGCGCACCTCAAAACCATCGACCAACAGTTGGAGAAACTGGAGGAGCGCTTCGTTCTTTTGGAGGAGATTACCAAGGACCAGTATGAGAAGTTCACCCAAAAGTTGAGACTGGAGAAGAAGCAATTGGAGGGAAGGCTCCCGGCAGAGCAAATAAAATTATCGAACCTGCAAAAATACCTCAGGTTTGCGGTGAAAATGTGCTCTGAGATAGGCTCTATGTGGGTTTCTGGTAGTTACCACCAACGCCAAAAGCTGCAGAAGCTAGTGTTTCCGGAAGGAGTGCTCTATGACAAGAAAATGGACGGTTATCGAACCTATCGGGTGAATGCGATTTTCTTCCTAATCGCCTCATTGTCAGCCAAAATGGGGATAAAAGAAAAAGGACAAACCAGTAATAAAACTGATTTGTCCTATTGGGTAGCGGGAACAGGACTCGAACCTGTGACCTTTGGGTTATGA
- a CDS encoding bestrophin family protein translates to MLLSHNIPFRYIFRKIRVDVLRVLLFSISFHILKLVLTDALPPVPSGLASVLGTGISLLLAFNLNQSYERWWEARIIWGAIVNDSRALMLELKAFISSADAQKPHIQAVVRGMGLRQIAWCYSLGQSLRKQNPLEHLEEFIPAQELAHLQDKMNKPLALLELHMQDVNRLYQEQALNQMQQTQVSGTVTRLVDSMGRAERINTTVFPATYSMFIHFFIYLFLVILSFTLVEAIGVYEIPVLTAVASTFFLVEKTARHIQDPFMDKPTDTPVTAIARTIEINIKQMLGEPNVPEPAQPDGYFLM, encoded by the coding sequence ATGCTGCTGTCCCATAATATTCCCTTCAGGTACATCTTCCGGAAAATACGGGTAGATGTGTTGCGCGTGCTGCTGTTCTCCATCTCGTTTCATATTCTAAAGTTGGTCCTAACTGATGCCCTGCCACCGGTGCCCTCTGGGTTGGCGTCTGTGCTGGGTACGGGCATCTCCTTGCTATTGGCATTCAACCTGAACCAGTCCTATGAACGGTGGTGGGAGGCACGCATCATCTGGGGCGCCATCGTGAACGATTCCCGCGCGCTCATGCTGGAACTGAAAGCGTTCATCTCCTCGGCAGACGCCCAGAAACCACACATTCAGGCTGTGGTGCGGGGTATGGGACTTCGGCAGATTGCCTGGTGCTACAGCCTGGGACAGAGTCTGCGCAAGCAAAATCCGTTGGAGCATTTAGAAGAATTCATTCCGGCCCAAGAACTGGCGCACCTACAAGACAAGATGAACAAACCGCTGGCCTTGCTGGAGTTGCACATGCAAGACGTAAACCGGCTGTACCAGGAACAAGCGCTCAACCAAATGCAGCAAACGCAGGTTTCGGGCACCGTTACCCGGCTGGTGGACTCCATGGGCAGGGCAGAGCGCATTAACACCACGGTGTTTCCGGCCACCTACAGCATGTTCATCCATTTCTTCATCTACCTCTTCTTGGTTATTCTGTCGTTCACGCTGGTAGAGGCCATTGGCGTGTATGAAATACCGGTGCTCACGGCGGTGGCCTCTACGTTCTTCTTGGTAGAGAAGACCGCCCGCCACATCCAGGACCCGTTCATGGACAAACCCACAGACACGCCGGTCACCGCTATTGCCCGTACCATTGAGATTAACATTAAACAGATGCTAGGCGAGCCCAACGTACCAGAACCGGCCCAACCCGACGGTTATTTCTTGATGTAG
- the merTP gene encoding mercuric transport protein MerTP, whose amino-acid sequence MKTENKLVGTGLIAALAASLCCITPILALVAGTGGLASSLAWIGPFRPWLIGVTLAVLAFAWYQKFKPRPQTDCNCETDKPRFMQSKTFLTLVTAFALLMLTFPNYANVFSGESTIQTSPAKAQGKPKAKTVAEFTITGMTCAACEGHVAGEVNKLQGIEGLTVSYAKSNAVVEFDKTKTTVEEVQKAIKATGYKVTEVKIKK is encoded by the coding sequence ATGAAGACGGAGAATAAACTGGTCGGAACAGGCCTAATAGCGGCCCTTGCGGCTTCCCTGTGCTGTATCACACCCATCCTTGCACTTGTAGCTGGAACAGGCGGACTGGCCTCGTCCCTAGCTTGGATTGGACCGTTTCGGCCTTGGCTTATCGGCGTCACGTTGGCGGTACTGGCATTTGCCTGGTATCAGAAATTTAAGCCACGGCCCCAGACAGATTGTAATTGTGAAACAGATAAACCCAGATTTATGCAAAGCAAAACTTTCCTTACCCTAGTGACCGCGTTCGCGCTGCTGATGCTCACTTTCCCTAACTATGCCAACGTGTTTTCTGGAGAATCCACGATACAGACCAGCCCCGCGAAAGCACAGGGAAAACCAAAGGCCAAAACGGTGGCAGAGTTCACCATCACAGGTATGACTTGTGCCGCATGTGAGGGGCACGTTGCCGGAGAGGTGAACAAACTGCAGGGGATTGAGGGCTTGACGGTTTCCTACGCCAAGTCCAATGCCGTGGTGGAGTTTGACAAAACCAAAACCACGGTTGAAGAGGTGCAGAAAGCCATAAAGGCCACAGGGTACAAAGTCACAGAGGTGAAGATTAAAAAGTAA